The Primulina eburnea isolate SZY01 chromosome 13, ASM2296580v1, whole genome shotgun sequence genome includes a region encoding these proteins:
- the LOC140810563 gene encoding uncharacterized protein, with protein MSELEVGSAAKVLKEEREVLHLGRMSPRPDPASLATEYLSVAEEASQEVLNCIHPTLDSEEERSDVIDHLQRLIKTHVNCDVFPYGSVPLKTYLPDGDIDLTVLRDPGACESLADDVLAILRGEEQNGNSEYQINGIQFIGAEVKLVKCIVRNILVDISFNQLGGLSTLCFLERVDRLVGRNHLFKRSVILIKTWCFYESRILGATHGLISTYALETLILYIFQLFHSAISGPLVALCMFLDYYSQFDWDNYCISLKGPVCKSSLPNIEVKMPDSGLNDLLLDEEFIENCMDMFSVPFKRLEANQKPFQPKHLNIIDPLKENNNLGRSVNRGNFFRIRSAIKFGARKLGHVLSLPSDQVADGINKYFANALSRHRKHSRSKVEYLNSEVGDEASMTASSSSQSESSSIYDMLLESSSSDSDNDSIGVEVNSISSSENEPDRCLAEEFSSNKASESGCSTNRVIVSGNASTGDVYNFETTNLISRSSASSYLSNRKLGSSLYRNVKSTSKTESLPPKQFHRVDFARDASQKDVSSSEIVLESEVVDCLADLSGDYDSHLRSFLCGQLTIGFSSSARALSNPTSSTSRIQTMQHSVSLSQSHGFQVNPSAFSTGQTMYSAADYTLPATGFYTEGRPNTRGTGTYIPYVVSGSYRSPQRRGRGKVPMSHNHSHRYPYSSGSHPAVISRVNSSGQGSHGQWRSDAQMNSPCRIEFGSIGNLAEEAISAYTQARGSSQRKPEAQP; from the exons ATGTCTGAACTTGAGGTGGGTTCTGCCGCTAAGGTTTTGAAGGAGGAGCGTGAAGTTTTGCATCTGGGGAGGATGTCTCCTAGGCCTGATCCGGCGTCGCTTGCTACAGAGTATTTATCTGTGGCAGAGGAAGCATCTCAGGAAGTGTTGAATTGCATTCACCCTACACTCGACTCCGAGGAGGAGAGAAGTGATGTCATTGATCATCTTCAGAGGCTCATCAAAACTCACGTTAATTGTGAT GTTTTTCCTTATGGGTCGGTGCCGCTCAAGACTTACCTACCTGATGGAGATATTGATTTGACTGTCCTTAGAGATCCCGGTGCATGCGAATCTTTAGCCGATGATGTTCTTGCAATTCTACGTGGGGAAGAGCAGAATGGAAATTCGGAGTACCAAATCAATGGTATCCAATTTATTGGTGCTGAG GTTAAACTTGTGAAATGCATAGTGCGAAATATATTGGTAGACATATCTTTCAATCAGCTTGGTGGACTTTCTACACTCTGTTTCCTCGAGCGG GTCGATCGCCTAGTTGGGAGAAATCATCTTTTTAAGCGAAGCGTTATCCTGATTAAAACCTGGTGCTTTTATGAGAGTCGCATTCTTGGTGCCACTCATGGTTTAATTTCGACATATGCTTTGGAAACACTTATCCTGTACATTTTCCAGCTGTTCCATTCTGCTATAAGTGGTCCTTTAGTG GCCCTATGTATGTTCTTGGATTACTACAGTCAATTTGATTGGGACAACTATTGCATAAGTTTGAAGGGGCCAGTTTGTAAATCATCCCTTCCTAATATAGAGG TGAAGATGCCAGATAGTGGATTAAATGACCTTTTACTTGATGAAGAATTCATAGAGAACTGCATGGACATGTTTTCTGTTCCCTTTAAACGGCTTGAAGCAAACCAAAAGCCATTTCAACCAAAACATCTTAATATTATTGACCCACTAAAGGAAAATAATAACCTTGGACGCAGTGTGAACAGAG GCAATTTCTTCCGTATAAGGAGTGCTATCAAATTTGGAGCTCGCAAGTTGGGTCATGTTCTGTCCCTACCAAGTGACCAAGTTGCTGACGGGATCAATAAATATTTTGCCAATGCCCTTTCAAGGCATCGAAAGCACTCAAGAAGCAAAGTCGAATATTTGAACTCAGAAGTTGGTGATGAAGCATCTATGACTGCATCTTCATCGTCCCAGTCCGAATCGTCTTCTATTTATGACATGCTTCTAGAATCATCTTCCAGTGATTCTGATAATGATAGCATTGGGGTGGAAGTGAACTCGATTTCCTCGTCGGAGAATGAGCCCGACAGATGTTTGGCTGAAGAATTTTCTTCCAATAAGGCATCTGAATCAGGTTGTTCTACTAATCGGGTAATTGTTTCAGGAAACGCTTCCACCGGGGATGTATACAACTTTGAGACAACTAATTTAATTTCGAGAAGTAGTGCGTCCAGTTATTTATCGAACAGAAAGCTTGGTTCTTCTCTCTATCGGAACGTTAAATCAACTTCCAAAACTGAGAGCCTACCACCAAAACAATTTCATAGAGTGGATTTTGCACGTGATGCATCACAGAAAGATGTTTCTTCTTCTGAGATTGTTTTGGAATCAGAAGTTGTCGATTGTCTGGCAGACCTCTCTGGAGATTATGACAGTCATCTTAGGAGTTTTCTTTGTGGTCAGTTAACCATTGGATTTTCTTCATCCGCACGTGCACTGTCCAACCCCACATCGTCAACTTCTAGGATTCAAACCATGCAACATTCTGTCTCTCTTAGTCAGAGTCATGGTTTTCAGGTGAATCCATCTGCATTCTCCACGGGACAAACCATGTATTCTGCTGCTGACTATACCCTGCCAGCCACTGGGTTTTATACTGAAGGGAGGCCCAATACTCGAGGAACTGGCACTTACATTCCATATGTGGTG AGTGGTTCCTATAGGTCTCCACAAAGAAGGGGCAGGGGTAAGGTGCCAATGAGTCACAATCATTCGCACAGGTACCCCTACAGTAGTGGCTCACACCCAGCTGTCATCAGCAGGGTGAATTCATCTGGACAGGGATCTCATGGGCAATGGAGATCTGATGCCCAGATGAATTCTCCGTGCAGGATAGAGTTTGGTTCCATTGGGAACCTGGCAGAAGAGGCGATTTCTGCCTATACTCAAGCTAGGGGCTCAAGTCAAAGGAAACCCGAAGCACAACCGTAA
- the LOC140809301 gene encoding transcription repressor OFP3-like — MRNHKFRLADMMPNAWFYKLRDMNKTRNQIPFHTMIKKKLPPPTQIPTNSYKYTPESVSLDTLYNLTKIDDSPTKSSKKKPKRKSIYRPSPKLIIPSVSDDFNCILEPETVVQVHACFQDAFLESPSSEFECVDYFDHFSYDQSFDDKLDSYSIIFSREETSPKIEKVVEFDMISEPKLPRILTKPARQITPAASPNSENKINSSVDSPTENFSVQPKKTTKTKTNRPGTRKSVSRSRRLKIKNRKIETCGARKSFSDEKKAYKCFYSESFAMVKASFDPEKDFGDSMKEMIVENNIRASRELEELLACYLSLNSSQYHDLIIKAFEQIWFTMPISS; from the coding sequence ATGAGAAATCACAAGTTCAGATTGGCAGATATGATGCCAAATGCCTGGTTTTACAAGCTGAGAGACATGAACAAGACCAGAAATCAAATCCCTTTTCATACCATGATCAAGAAAAAGCTTCCTCCCCcaactcaaatcccaacaaattccTACAAATACACCCCAGAATCAGTCTCACTGGACACTCTTTACAATTTAACAAAGATTGATGATTCTCCAACAAAATCGTCTAAGAAGAAACCCAAGAGAAAGAGCATCTACCGGCCATCTCCTAAGCTAATAATCCCTTCTGTTTCAGATGATTTCAATTGTATTTTGGAGCCTGAAACGGTTGTTCAAGTTCACGCCTGttttcaagatgcatttctagaATCTCCCTCTTCAGAATTCGAGTGCGTCGATTATTTCGATCACTTCTCCTATGATCAATCATTCGACGACAAGCTCGACTCCTACTCGATCATCTTCAGCAGGGAAGAAACTTCCCCAAAAATCGAAAAGGTGGTGGAATTCGATATGATATCAGAGCCAAAACTCCCTCGAATCCTGACTAAGCCCGCAAGACAGATCACGCCAGCAGCATCACCCAACTCCGAGAACAAGATCAATTCATCTGTCGATTCTCCAACTGAAAATTTCAGCGTCCAGCCAaagaaaacaacaaaaacaaaaacaaaccgCCCCGGCACCCGAAAATCAGTCTCGCGATCCAGGAGACTGAAGATCAAGAACCGGAAAATCGAAACCTGTGGGGCGAGAAAGAGCTTCAGTGACGAAAAGAAGGCCTACAAGTGTTTTTATTCTGAGAGCTTTGCGATGGTTAAGGCATCATTCGATCCTGAAAAAGACTTCGGGGATTCAATGAAGGAGATGATCGTGGAGAACAACATCCGGGCTTCGAGGGAACTTGAAGAGCTTCTTGCTTGTTACCTGTCGTTGAATTCGAGCCAGTATCATGATCTCATCATCAAGGCCTTCGAGCAAATCTGGTTCACCATGCCCATATCTAGTTAA